In one window of Cyanobacteriota bacterium DNA:
- a CDS encoding NAD(P)-binding domain-containing protein translates to MSTQSFGVIGLAVMGENLALNVERNGFPISVYNRSREKTDAFMAERAVGKNVFAAYTIEEFVQSLERPRRILIMVKAGAPVDNVIEQLKPLLDEGDVIIDGGNSLFHDTERRAKELEAAKFTFIGMGVSGGEEGALNGPSLMPGGTRAAYDALEPILTKIAAQVDDGPCVTYIGPGGAGHYVKMVHNGIEYGDMQ, encoded by the coding sequence ATGTCAACACAAAGCTTTGGGGTAATTGGACTAGCGGTCATGGGTGAAAACCTAGCGCTGAATGTGGAACGGAATGGATTTCCCATTTCTGTCTATAACCGCAGTCGGGAAAAAACCGATGCCTTCATGGCAGAACGAGCCGTGGGTAAGAATGTTTTTGCCGCTTACACCATAGAAGAGTTTGTCCAGTCTTTAGAACGGCCTCGCCGCATTTTGATTATGGTCAAAGCAGGCGCACCTGTTGATAATGTCATCGAGCAGCTCAAGCCCTTGCTAGACGAGGGTGATGTCATTATTGATGGTGGCAACTCTTTGTTCCACGACACAGAGCGGCGGGCTAAGGAACTTGAAGCTGCAAAATTTACCTTCATTGGCATGGGAGTCAGTGGTGGCGAGGAAGGCGCACTGAATGGCCCTAGTTTGATGCCGGGGGGCACCAGAGCTGCCTATGACGCTTTAGAACCAATCTTGACCAAGATTGCAGCCCAAGTTGATGATGGCCCCTGTGTCACTTACATTGGCCCTGGTGGTGCCGGTCACTATGTCAAGATGGTGCACAATGGCATCGAGTATGGCGACATGCAG
- the rplC gene encoding 50S ribosomal protein L3 codes for MPMGILGTKLGMTQIFEEGNAVPVTVIQAGPCTVTQIKTTQTDGYSAVQVGYGDVREKALNKPKLGHLARSGASPVRHLQEYRLDNVGDYQLGQQITADIFTQGELVDVVGTSIGRGFAGYQKRHNFGRGPMAHGSKNHRLPGSTGAGTTPGRVYPGKRMAGRLGGGRVTVRRLRVVKVDAERNLVLVKGAVPGKPGALVSIVPTKYVGKPKAAR; via the coding sequence GTGCCCATGGGAATTTTAGGCACCAAGCTTGGCATGACCCAAATCTTTGAGGAGGGAAATGCAGTTCCTGTTACGGTTATTCAGGCAGGGCCTTGTACTGTAACGCAGATTAAGACGACCCAGACAGATGGCTACTCTGCGGTTCAGGTTGGCTATGGTGATGTTAGGGAGAAAGCATTAAACAAGCCAAAGTTAGGACATTTAGCGAGATCTGGGGCCAGCCCAGTTCGTCATCTACAGGAGTATCGACTAGACAATGTGGGTGATTACCAGCTTGGGCAGCAGATCACGGCTGATATTTTCACTCAGGGCGAGCTAGTTGATGTGGTGGGCACGAGCATTGGTCGTGGGTTTGCGGGTTACCAGAAGCGCCATAATTTTGGTCGCGGGCCAATGGCCCATGGTTCCAAGAACCATCGGTTGCCTGGTTCTACGGGAGCTGGTACTACACCAGGTCGAGTCTATCCTGGTAAGCGGATGGCAGGTCGGTTGGGGGGCGGTCGGGTCACTGTTCGTCGTCTGAGGGTGGTCAAGGTAGATGCTGAGCGTAATCTTGTTTTGGTCAAGGGTGCCGTTCCAGGTAAGCCCGGTGCGCTGGTGAGTATTGTGCCTACTAAGTACGTGGGCAAGCCTAAAGCAGCACGGTAG